One segment of Actinomycetota bacterium DNA contains the following:
- a CDS encoding cobaltochelatase subunit CobN: MGGTGPGGVRSAASSVRPVWARESRRVTGIEVIPLEELGRPRIDVT, from the coding sequence ATTGGGGGTACGGGACCGGGTGGGGTGCGGTCCGCGGCGTCATCGGTGCGGCCGGTGTGGGCGCGGGAGTCGCGCCGCGTGACGGGCATCGAGGTGATCCCGCTGGAGGAGCTCGGGCGGCCGCGGATCGACGTGACC